From the genome of Vitis riparia cultivar Riparia Gloire de Montpellier isolate 1030 chromosome 2, EGFV_Vit.rip_1.0, whole genome shotgun sequence:
CCAATTATGGAGACAGTGATTCAGGAGCTGAGCACTTGAGGTACCAGTTCTTGATGGCTATATTTCAAGTTCCTAACTTAAAAAGGCAATGAACTGGGAGATGATGCCGAACTGAACTGCAAAAGCTGATTGGGGAATGTAAAAACGGGTGTGCCTGCTGTACTGGAGGTGGTGCGAAGAGAGTTCATTTGTGTATTAGATTATCGCCCTGTGATTTGACTATAAGCTACGAGTTTACTCTAGTTTTGCGACAAGCTGGCACAACCCTCAATAAACATAGGCTCAGAGAAGAAAATGTGACAGTCTAGTCTTATGATAATACAGGTTCTGATGATAATACATTCTTCAGGAAACATCTTGCAATCAGTTATGGTTGAAAATGTACTAAAAAATTTCTCCAAAGCTTTCTCCTTCTGTCCACGTTAAAGCTCTTTGGTCGGTAACAATGGTATTTCCCAGAACACTAATATAGATTCAAACTCCACTCCAATCCAGTCCTCAGCAAGGAAACCTTGGTTGGACGGCACCGGTCAATATTTGGCCAATgacctcaaaattttcatcaacaGTGATTTAAGGCAAAAACCTGAATTATTACAAAAGATATGATTTTAGAAGTTCCTCTTATTTCCCTTTTCAAGTACAATGGCCAAGTTGTGCAGGATGACGAAGTCAACAAGCAGTAATGCTGAATCCTGTAAATGAGCATTCTAAGCGGCCGGAGTATCTTGTTGATACTCTTGAAACCATTCAGTAGGCCACCATTCTGGTCTAATAGCCTCAACCTTCACATCTTCCTGACCTTGTATGGTCAATTTACTCGGCCCTTTTAAGGCTTCCTCCAACCGTAAAAGACCTAGCCCACGACACTCAAGTGCAGTTGTCACAGTTCCAGCCTTCTTCCCAGAGACGGCATTGATCACTTCCGAGCCAGGTGCAACTTTCTGCTCAATTTCTGGGCGAACAAGAAAGGAATGTTTTGAATATACCAAGTTGATTGAGGCCatggaaaacaaaacaaatgtaGTCTTACCTTTTCCACTATCATCAAGAAACTTTAGAGGAAGCAGACGCTTGCGAATGACCCCCCGGTGGTGAGTACGGGCAATGAGCTCTTGGCCCACATAGCATCCCTTGTCAAAGCTTATTGCATTTAGACCAGCAAGATTGTACTCAAGTGGGACTGCCTCACCTGAATAAGGTAGTAATAAATTGagattgaaatattaaaatcccAGTGCCAAAACTGATTAAAGTAACCTACGTAAACAAGCATCAGCATTACAAACCAGAGGTCATATTTTTAAGATCATGGAGTTCTAACAATAATAATGCGAATGGACAGACATGAAATGGAGGTTggtataaaatttttcttattcatgtAAAATTCAGTCATATTCTATATTGGGgctacaaaaaagaaaaaccagtctagaaaaatgaaattccGCCTCACAAAAAAAGTTTCCCTGAAGTTTGGAAGGAAACCGAATATACACTAATGGAGGAAATGAAGATATACCTTTCAGAATCTCAGTTGAGCCTTCAGCAACTCCCTTCTCTAATCTCCAAAGaaggtaatttttttcatcTGTTTCTTTGTCTGCTTCAACCAAGGGTGCTGCAACAGATATAAAATAGATCTGTAAATTACTTAACAATGATTGTCAAGCCACCCACAATGTGCTTATAAGCCTCTTAAACTATATGGTGATGTTACAACAAGCAGATCTCAGAAACAGCAAAGACAATTAAAAACTCACGTGTTGTATTAGATGGAAAAATTCCCCTGAAACCAAGAGAATCCAACCTGGGGTCCTTAAACCATTGCCACCCATGACTATTTCCATGCGAGGAAGATGTGCCAGCAGGATCAACAGCACCACCCCAGCCAACAGAAGCAGCCTCAGGTTCTTCTGCAGATGAGAACTTTTCAGTAAGGTTCTCACCATAGCGCTGCCAGCAAGAGAATTCTTCCGCCACATTCTCAATCACAACATCAGCCCTCAACCGATATCTGCACAACCAAAATCAGCAAAagaaagttaaaagaaattctACAGCTAATATACATACTTCAAAGTAGTAATTGGTATCCTAAAAAATGATCTCCTAGCCTTGGCCACTCCAAGCAAAGCCAAAGAACAAGAGTTCATAAAGAGATGAGGAAAGCGTCAGAAATGACCCCAGATCACCCTAGCCACTAAGGTGGTTCATTAGCTGTCGTATGTAACATGACAAATCATATTTGTTGTGCTACCATTGCTAAATTAGTTCCCATCATAAATTGTAAGATGTATACATGTGCATGAAAATACGACAAAGAACACTATAACAAGAACTACTCCTGATGAAGTACAAATGAAACAAGAtagatgaaagagaaaaaacttGACTTCTTCATGAAGTAATGGAATTCCACAAAATTGTCTGTATCTAATCAAAATATGAAGACTATTTAATTAGCAAAATCAGTGCCTCCTATATAATTTACTAAGAAGTCTTACAAAGGGTCACAAGTAACAACAAACAGTTGATGTCAAATGAGGACAAAAACAAGACAGGGATTAGAACTTCCATCATAGGCAACACAATGGCCTGGAATTCACTCAACCTTGAAAAAACAGCTCAAAAACACCAGGGTGTCACTGGGTGTAAATTTGGCAtggaatatatataatttgcaaTGAAGTGCCTTTGGAAGAGTTTGGTTTACCAGTCAAGTATTGATTCATCGCTACAAGGATTCAGGAAAGATCATagttatatatatgtatgtatattgcCTGTTCTGTGATGTGTTCCAAATTGAGAGAAATGCATAAGTGCAATGAATGactaggaaaacaaaaacaaatgaagaaccAAATATTCAGATGACTGGACCGCGAAGCATACTGGGCATTCCTAACAAAAATGTGAGATATACTACTGGAGTCCCTACTTCTTATGCTTGTAGCAATACCAAATTTCCTAAGTGAGCCTCATACCAACCAATCAAAAATCAGTTTATATTTGATGCATTTGATTGCTAAGAGATAAAGCATTTAGACTGAGCCCAATGGGCATGAGTTCTACATTATTTCCAgaacagaaaaacaaaaacataatcaGTACGAAACTcacattcttttattttccacCAATTTTTCTGGGAAACCAAAGAGAGCTCAAACAAAAAGCTTACTTGTTGAACCTCTCCAGGAGCTCGTCCAAGACAGTGGCATCCACATCTGCTAACAACTCCAACCGTCCACCAGGGTCTGACCCAGGTCCAGACCCAGTCCTGTCAAGCTTCTCACTAGCCCGAGGCGGCCTGTACAGGAACAAATCATACAAAAACCTCCCCTGAGGGGTCAACATTAAAGCATACATAGGCGAATCCGATATGAAAGGCACATTGGGGGTGACCAAAGTCGAGGTCATCTCACCCGGGGATTCACAAAACCTCTGCACATCGTTGGTCAACAGACCCTGAAGAAACTTGACTGTGTCCGGTCCTCGGAACCGAACCACGGACCTGGACTTGAGAAGTGAGGCCATGGGACCAACATGATCGAAGCGGGTTTGGTCAGTGGAGAAGTGCCTTGCAAGTGTTACGTAAGTATAGGTAATGGATTTGCGGAATTGGAGAGAGGGTTTGAGGCGGTGCATTGCGGTGCTTGGTTGTGTGAAGgaaggaggtagatttggggaGCCAAGTTATGGGGGAAGATGGTGGAGGTGACACTTTGGATTGGTGACACGCGTAGTTGGGGTTTATGATGTCATGACACGTGGTGTGGAAGGTAGATCTCTGGTATGGAAAAGTTTGTTTCTGTCTCGGAAGAAAGCGTGACTGATAGATGTTCGATGAAATTCCTGAAGGAAATAGACAGGGGCAGGCTTCATTTTAAGACTGCCTGGGAAACTAGGCTTGGCCAATGGCTGCTGCTATGTGCTATGTTCCTATGTGCTATATGGGCTATGGGCTGTGGGCTATGGGCTATGGGCTTGTGACCGCCAACTCCAAATGTGATTAAAGTGGCTTCAATATGCTGCTGTGCAAATGCTTCCATCCACCAGACATGATGTAGAATTTATTGCTATCATATTAACACCCATCTTATTTGACActgaattttgattatttaaaaaaaaattatattcttatGTCACGACCTACGTGTACCCAGTCAATCGTACAAGTTGTCCTTAAACTAACCTTAAATTTTAGTAAAACCAAATTGAAATTCAACTCTGCCGTGGAGTTTGGTTGGAGACCAACTTAgtgatattattaaaatatcttaCAACTTGACCGACCACTAGCAAGAAAGTACTTTAGTATTGTTTCATTGTTTTTCAACTAATACGTGACATGTCACCACCACCCAAAATATCAATACCCTTTTAAACGAAGTTCATGTTTCTCCTTATTAATCTATTAAAGGCacgtttgaaaattatttttttggatcatttttctgttttttagaaataaaaaataaaaaaacatatttagtaataaaaaattattttattttttttaagaataaaaaatatgatgtttttaatgaacaccttttaattatttttaataattattttaaaaaataattatacaaatatataaaataatatatatataaattaaaaatattttaaatttttaaataaatttttatttttaaaacggttttcaaaaactaaaagtagaattgttttcaagaacacaAAATCCATTTATAAAAACAGGGATGCTTGTGAAATTATTGACCAATAAGTCTAGTGTCATAAATTATGTGAAGAAAATACATGcatcaaataaataaagggTCAAAGTTATCCTGCAGGAGTCGGCTGGGCTTATCACGATTCACATCTACACGTCAGTTCTGGAACCAGTCATTTTTCCATCTGGTGGTGACGAGGCACTAAAGTCATGGACCAATGAGGGTGAGCTGATGACTTGATGGAGGGTAAGGTCAACATATCCGAAAGCTGACTCAGAGACacttaagttggatttgatGTGGCAGAGAATAAAAACCTAGGGTGCGGTTCGTACGGTTCCTGCTATTGTTACGGACGCGGTTACGGTTCCTGCTTCTGGATCTTTCATGTTTAATCTCGATTCTCGGCTGGTCTCCACATTCTAAAGTTTGTTTACCATTTCTTCTCCTCTTTGTTGTTTCCCAAAGTGCACCTCGTTTTATCGGTTAATCACAATTTGACCCCTTTccgtaagaaaaattaaaaaacaagtcAAGAATTTTAGATATTATCACTAAAATCCTGATTTCTGTGtaaatatgcttttttttttttttttttcttttgttacaTATGAGCAATTTTCCGCAATCATGactgatttctttttcttttacatttgtAAGCGTCATGGTTTGAATATGAATCTTATCCGCCCACCAATTTGATAGCCGCCAAAACGATGTTATAACACATTAGTGATATCTTAAACTCCTACTTAGACCAAATTTGATTGGATGCATCCTTggagtgtttttaaaaattagtcaaatcagtttttaaaaataattcctgaatatattttagaataaaaaattgttaaaaaaatgtgtttgttttttttttgaataattatatatatttatataattatt
Proteins encoded in this window:
- the LOC117932195 gene encoding putative transferase At4g12130, mitochondrial, with protein sequence MHRLKPSLQFRKSITYTYVTLARHFSTDQTRFDHVGPMASLLKSRSVVRFRGPDTVKFLQGLLTNDVQRFCESPGEMTSTLVTPNVPFISDSPMYALMLTPQGRFLYDLFLYRPPRASEKLDRTGSGPGSDPGGRLELLADVDATVLDELLERFNKYRLRADVVIENVAEEFSCWQRYGENLTEKFSSAEEPEAASVGWGGAVDPAGTSSSHGNSHGWQWFKDPRLDSLGFRGIFPSNTTPPLVEADKETDEKNYLLWRLEKGVAEGSTEILKGEAVPLEYNLAGLNAISFDKGCYVGQELIARTHHRGVIRKRLLPLKFLDDSGKEIEQKVAPGSEVINAVSGKKAGTVTTALECRGLGLLRLEEALKGPSKLTIQGQEDVKVEAIRPEWWPTEWFQEYQQDTPAA